CCATTGCTGAATTGACAATGAGGCCATCTCGCTAAGTGACATCGCTTAGAATACCCTGTTATTTGCCCCATGCAAACGGTGAGAAAAGTCGTTAGAATAGCAACCCTCCACACTTTTAACAGGAACATTGTCGACATGACAATCAAAAACGCATTCTATGCTCAGTCAGGTGGCGTCACAGCCGTCATCAATGCCACGGCCTGTGGTGTCATTCAAGCCGCTCGTCAACATCCCGATAAAATCGGAACCGTGTACGCTGGTCGAAATGGCATTCTCGGCGCTTTACGCGAAGAATTGATCGACACCAATCAGTATTCTGATGAAGAGATTGCAGCACTGCGTCATACTCCAGCGGGCGCTTTCGGGTCATGTCGATTCAAGTTACGGAGCATTGAAGAAAGTCGTGCAGAGTATGAGCGTCTGATTGAAGTCTTCAAAGCACACAATATCGGCTACTTCTTCTACAACGGCGGTAATGACTCACAAGATACTGCCCACAAAGTCTCGCAGATCTCGGAAACCATGGGTTACCCTATCCAATGTATCGGAATTCCAAAGACAGTAGATAATGATCTCCCCATTACCGACTTCTGCCCGGGTTTTGGCTCTGTAGCAAAGTATGTCGCTGTTTCCATCAAAGAGGCATCGCTTGATATCGCTTCAATGTGCGAGTCATCCACCAAAGTCTTCATCATGGAAGTGATGGGTCGTCATGCCGGTTGGATTGCTGCGGCCGGAGCGCTAGCTCAGCAGGAAGAAGGCGATGCTCCGCACATTATTCTGTTCCCAGAGGTTGCCTTCGATAGAGAGAAGTTCCTCGCCAAGGTTAAGCTCTGTGTGGAAACCTACGGCTATTGCTCCATTGTGGCCTCCGAGGGTACGCATACCGGTGACGGTAGTTTCCTAGCTGCGTCTGAAGCTTCGGTTGATGCCTTCGGTCACGCCCAGCTCGGTGGCGTAGCACCCGTCTTAGCTAACTTGATCAAGGGCGAACTGGGATACAAGTATCACTGGGCTCTCGCCGATTACCTGCAACGCTCGGCTCGTCACATCGCGTCAAAGACTGATGTAGACCTGGCCTTCCAAGCAGGGCAAAAGGCCATAGAGTACGCTCTTGAGGGACTTAATTCGGTCATGCCGGCTATTCAGCGTATGGAAAACGGCGAATGGAGTTTTATTCCAGCACCCTTAAAGGACATCGCGAATGTTGAACGCTTCATGCCGAAATCCTTCATCTCTGAAGA
This sequence is a window from uncultured Umboniibacter sp.. Protein-coding genes within it:
- a CDS encoding 6-phosphofructokinase, with amino-acid sequence MTIKNAFYAQSGGVTAVINATACGVIQAARQHPDKIGTVYAGRNGILGALREELIDTNQYSDEEIAALRHTPAGAFGSCRFKLRSIEESRAEYERLIEVFKAHNIGYFFYNGGNDSQDTAHKVSQISETMGYPIQCIGIPKTVDNDLPITDFCPGFGSVAKYVAVSIKEASLDIASMCESSTKVFIMEVMGRHAGWIAAAGALAQQEEGDAPHIILFPEVAFDREKFLAKVKLCVETYGYCSIVASEGTHTGDGSFLAASEASVDAFGHAQLGGVAPVLANLIKGELGYKYHWALADYLQRSARHIASKTDVDLAFQAGQKAIEYALEGLNSVMPAIQRMENGEWSFIPAPLKDIANVERFMPKSFISEDGFGITQAGRDYLLPLIQGEDYPPYENGQPVYVKLAHNLTPKKLAIFDI